A genomic segment from Modestobacter roseus encodes:
- a CDS encoding glutathione-independent formaldehyde dehydrogenase: MKAIVYRGPKNVAVEEVPDATIQAPTDAVIRITTTNICGSDLHMYEGRTSVEEGKVLGHENMGVVEAVGDGVDRIKVGDRVSVPFNIACGSCRNCTEGWTSFCLRANPTEGMDGAAYGYANMGPYDGGQAEYLRVPWADFNLLHLPEGSEHENDFTMLSDIFPTGWHGVELSGFQVGDRVAVFGGGPVGLMAAHSAMIRGASEVFVVDKETDRLALAEKYGATPIDFSAGDPVEQLMQATGGRGVDRGVEAVGYQAHDSDGEEHPELVLDNLVQVVRATGGIGVVGVYMPEDPGAGSDLAKEGRIPWQFGTFFTKGQSMGTGQAPVKRYNRQLRDLIIDGKANPGWITSHELGLDQAVEGYQHFDDRDKGWTKVLLHPGS, translated from the coding sequence CCATCGTCTACCGAGGCCCCAAGAACGTCGCCGTCGAGGAGGTGCCGGACGCCACGATCCAGGCGCCCACCGACGCGGTCATCCGGATCACCACCACCAACATCTGCGGGTCCGACCTGCACATGTACGAGGGCCGCACCTCCGTCGAGGAGGGCAAGGTCCTCGGCCACGAGAACATGGGCGTCGTCGAGGCCGTCGGCGACGGCGTCGACCGGATCAAGGTCGGCGACCGCGTGTCGGTCCCGTTCAACATCGCCTGCGGCAGCTGCCGCAACTGCACCGAGGGCTGGACGTCGTTCTGCCTGCGCGCCAACCCCACCGAGGGGATGGACGGCGCGGCGTACGGCTACGCCAACATGGGCCCCTACGACGGCGGGCAGGCCGAGTACCTGCGCGTGCCGTGGGCGGACTTCAACCTGCTGCACCTGCCCGAGGGCAGCGAGCACGAGAACGACTTCACGATGCTCTCGGACATCTTCCCGACCGGCTGGCACGGCGTGGAGCTCTCCGGCTTCCAGGTCGGTGACCGGGTGGCGGTGTTCGGCGGCGGCCCGGTCGGGCTCATGGCCGCGCACAGCGCGATGATCCGCGGCGCCTCCGAGGTCTTCGTCGTCGACAAGGAGACCGACCGGTTGGCGCTGGCGGAGAAGTACGGGGCCACCCCGATCGACTTCAGCGCCGGCGACCCGGTGGAGCAGCTGATGCAGGCCACCGGCGGGCGCGGCGTCGACCGTGGCGTCGAGGCGGTCGGCTACCAGGCGCACGACTCCGACGGCGAGGAGCACCCGGAGCTGGTGCTGGACAACCTGGTGCAGGTCGTCCGCGCCACCGGTGGCATCGGCGTCGTCGGCGTCTACATGCCGGAGGACCCGGGCGCGGGCAGCGACCTGGCCAAGGAGGGCCGGATCCCCTGGCAGTTCGGCACCTTCTTCACCAAGGGCCAGTCGATGGGCACCGGGCAGGCGCCGGTCAAGCGCTACAACCGGCAGCTCCGTGACCTGATCATCGACGGCAAGGCCAACCCCGGCTGGATCACCAGCCACGAGCTGGGTCTGGACCAGGCCGTCGAGGGCTACCAGCACTTCGACGACCGGGACAAGGGCTGGACCAAGGTCCTGCTGCACCCCGGCAGCTGA
- the miaB gene encoding tRNA (N6-isopentenyl adenosine(37)-C2)-methylthiotransferase MiaB, with protein MNGKTYLVRTYGCQMNVHDSERLSGLLESAGYSAAPEGTDADVVVLNTCAVRENADNRLYGNLGHLRPVKDAHPGMQIAVGGCLAQKDRGEIVRRAPWVDVVFGTHNVGSLPALLERARHNEEAQVEIAEALEVFPSTLPAKRDSAHSGWVSISVGCNNTCTFCIVPALRGKEKDRRPGDILAEVQALVDQGVLEVTLLGQNVNAYGVEFRDRGAFADLLRATGAIEGLERVRFTSPHPREFTDDVISAMAETPAVCHQLHMPLQSGSDEVLRAMRRGYRQDRYLGIIDRVRAAMPDAAITTDIIVGFPGETEADFEQTLHVVREARFASAFTFQYSKRPGTPAAEMADQLPKEVVQERYLRLTALQDEISWDLNKALVGTRVELLVAAGEGSKDAARGRLSGRSRDGRLVHFDAAAGVRPGDVVETVVTEGKPHFLVAEGPLLSHRRTRAGDAAEAGTRPTTPGVALGMPGIGVPAPLPAAVPACG; from the coding sequence GTGAACGGCAAGACCTACCTCGTGCGCACCTACGGCTGCCAGATGAACGTGCACGACTCCGAGCGCCTGTCCGGGCTGCTGGAGTCGGCCGGGTACTCGGCAGCTCCGGAAGGCACCGACGCGGACGTCGTCGTGCTCAACACGTGCGCGGTCCGGGAGAACGCCGACAACCGCCTCTACGGCAACCTCGGCCACCTGCGCCCGGTCAAGGACGCCCACCCCGGCATGCAGATCGCCGTCGGCGGTTGCCTGGCGCAGAAGGACCGCGGCGAGATCGTCCGGCGCGCCCCCTGGGTCGACGTCGTCTTCGGCACGCACAACGTCGGCTCGCTGCCGGCGCTGCTGGAGCGGGCGCGGCACAACGAGGAGGCGCAGGTCGAGATCGCCGAGGCGCTCGAGGTCTTCCCGTCCACGCTGCCGGCCAAGCGGGACTCCGCCCACTCCGGCTGGGTGTCGATCAGCGTCGGGTGCAACAACACCTGCACGTTCTGCATCGTCCCGGCGCTGCGTGGCAAGGAGAAGGACCGCCGTCCCGGGGACATCCTGGCCGAGGTGCAGGCGCTGGTCGACCAGGGCGTGCTCGAGGTGACCCTGCTCGGCCAGAACGTGAACGCCTACGGGGTGGAGTTCCGCGACCGCGGGGCCTTCGCCGACCTGCTGCGCGCCACCGGCGCGATCGAGGGCCTGGAGCGGGTGCGCTTCACCAGCCCGCACCCGCGCGAGTTCACCGACGACGTCATCTCCGCCATGGCCGAGACCCCCGCGGTCTGCCACCAGCTGCACATGCCGCTGCAGTCCGGCTCCGACGAGGTGCTGCGTGCGATGCGCCGTGGCTACCGGCAGGACCGCTACCTGGGGATCATCGACCGGGTGCGGGCCGCGATGCCCGACGCCGCGATCACCACCGACATCATCGTCGGCTTCCCGGGCGAGACCGAGGCCGACTTCGAGCAGACGCTGCACGTCGTCCGCGAGGCCCGCTTCGCCAGCGCCTTCACCTTCCAGTACTCCAAGCGCCCGGGCACCCCGGCCGCGGAGATGGCCGACCAGCTGCCCAAGGAGGTCGTCCAGGAGCGCTACCTGCGGCTCACCGCGCTGCAGGACGAGATCAGCTGGGACCTGAACAAGGCGCTCGTCGGCACCCGCGTGGAGCTGCTGGTCGCGGCGGGGGAGGGCAGCAAGGACGCCGCTCGCGGCCGGCTCTCCGGGCGGTCCCGCGACGGCCGGCTGGTGCACTTCGACGCGGCGGCCGGCGTCCGCCCGGGCGACGTCGTCGAGACGGTGGTCACCGAGGGCAAGCCGCACTTCCTGGTCGCCGAGGGCCCGCTGCTCTCGCACCGCCGGACCCGGGCCGGCGACGCCGCCGAGGCGGGCACCCGGCCCACCACGCCCGGCGTCGCGCTGGGCATGCCGGGCATCGGCGTCCCCGCGCCGCTGCCCGCCGCCGTTCCCGCCTGCGGCTGA
- a CDS encoding amino acid ABC transporter ATP-binding protein, producing the protein MASRRSCGGSHLGSPAVTERPTGEPLVRLSGVNKWFGELHVLQDIDLTIDRGEVVVVIGPSGSGKSTLCRTINRLESIEQGEITIDGQRLPEEGKELARLRADVGMVFQSFNLFAHKTVLENVTLGPVKVRKQSKADAEKRARELLDRVGVGHQADKVPAQLSGGQQQRVAIARALAMDPKVMLFDEPTSALDPEMINEVLDVMTGLARDGMTMVVVTHEMGFARRAANRVVFMDGGRVVESATPEEFFTNPSSDRAKDFLSKILNH; encoded by the coding sequence ATGGCTTCGCGACGTTCCTGCGGCGGGAGCCACCTAGGGTCACCCGCTGTGACCGAACGTCCGACCGGAGAGCCTCTCGTCCGCCTGTCCGGCGTCAACAAGTGGTTCGGCGAACTGCACGTCCTGCAGGACATCGACCTGACGATCGACCGCGGCGAGGTCGTCGTCGTCATCGGCCCCTCCGGGTCGGGCAAGTCGACGCTGTGCCGGACGATCAACCGGCTGGAGTCGATCGAGCAGGGCGAGATCACCATCGACGGCCAGCGGCTGCCCGAGGAGGGCAAGGAGCTGGCCCGGCTGCGCGCCGACGTCGGCATGGTGTTCCAGAGCTTCAACCTCTTCGCGCACAAGACCGTGCTGGAGAACGTGACCCTCGGTCCGGTCAAGGTCCGCAAGCAGTCCAAGGCCGACGCCGAGAAGCGCGCCCGCGAGCTGCTCGACCGCGTGGGCGTGGGCCACCAGGCCGACAAGGTGCCCGCCCAGCTGTCCGGCGGCCAGCAGCAGCGCGTCGCGATCGCCCGGGCGCTGGCGATGGACCCGAAGGTCATGCTCTTCGACGAGCCCACCTCCGCGCTGGACCCGGAGATGATCAACGAGGTCCTCGACGTGATGACCGGGCTGGCCCGTGACGGCATGACGATGGTCGTCGTGACCCACGAGATGGGCTTCGCCCGCCGGGCGGCCAACCGGGTGGTCTTCATGGACGGCGGCCGCGTCGTCGAGTCCGCCACCCCGGAGGAGTTCTTCACCAACCCGAGCTCCGACCGGGCCAAGGACTTCCTCTCCAAGATCCTCAACCACTGA
- a CDS encoding glutamate ABC transporter substrate-binding protein, protein MRITRYAAGLAALGIVLTGCSSEAGNQAEEAAEGTAEVAEDVEFEAGTTMAELAEAGSMTVGTKFDQPGFGLLNPSGTPEGFDVEIAKIIAAEMGIAAEDIEWTETVSANREPFIENGQVDMVVATYTINDARKERIDFAGPYYEAGQDIMVAAGNPLGIEGPEDLAGKNVCSVEGSTPAETIRTDYPEAQLTLFDVYSKCADALTNGQVDAVTTDNVILTGLVAGNPDGFELVGNPFTEEPYGIGIEKGDQEFRDFINDTLEQAYEDGTWAAAWDRTAGAISDTEAPEPPDVDRY, encoded by the coding sequence ATGCGCATCACCCGCTACGCCGCTGGTCTCGCGGCCCTGGGCATCGTGCTCACCGGCTGCTCCAGCGAGGCCGGCAACCAGGCCGAGGAGGCCGCCGAGGGCACCGCCGAGGTCGCCGAGGACGTCGAGTTCGAGGCCGGGACGACCATGGCCGAGCTCGCCGAGGCGGGCTCGATGACCGTGGGCACGAAGTTCGACCAGCCCGGGTTCGGCCTGCTCAACCCCAGCGGCACCCCCGAGGGCTTCGACGTCGAGATCGCCAAGATCATCGCGGCCGAGATGGGCATCGCGGCCGAGGACATCGAGTGGACCGAGACGGTCTCGGCGAACCGGGAGCCGTTCATCGAGAACGGCCAGGTCGACATGGTCGTGGCCACCTACACGATCAACGACGCCCGCAAGGAGCGGATCGACTTCGCCGGCCCGTACTACGAGGCCGGGCAGGACATCATGGTCGCGGCGGGCAACCCGCTGGGCATCGAGGGCCCCGAGGACCTGGCCGGCAAGAACGTCTGCTCGGTCGAGGGCTCCACCCCGGCGGAGACGATCCGCACCGACTACCCCGAGGCGCAGCTGACGCTCTTCGACGTGTACTCCAAGTGCGCCGACGCCCTCACCAACGGCCAGGTCGACGCGGTCACCACCGACAACGTCATCCTGACCGGCCTGGTGGCCGGCAACCCCGACGGCTTCGAGCTGGTGGGCAACCCGTTCACCGAGGAGCCCTACGGCATCGGCATCGAGAAGGGCGACCAGGAGTTCCGCGACTTCATCAACGACACCCTCGAGCAGGCGTACGAGGACGGCACCTGGGCCGCCGCCTGGGACCGCACCGCCGGTGCCATCAGCGACACCGAGGCCCCCGAGCCGCCGGACGTCGACCGCTACTGA
- a CDS encoding amino acid ABC transporter permease produces the protein MQFFVDNFPLLRDAFLTTLSLSLLGGLLALVLGTLLAAFRVSPIPPLRGLSTFYVETFRNTPLTVVFFFIIFGLPQIDFALSFYTGSVLAVGLYTAAFVCEAVRSGINAVNPGQAEASRAIGLTFGQSLREVVLPQAFRTVVPPLGNVWIAMVKNTSIAAGFAVTELTASLQRLANANAGELLLVLVAVVAGYMLITVPSAIAINHVERRVAILR, from the coding sequence GTGCAGTTCTTCGTCGACAACTTCCCGCTGCTGCGGGACGCCTTCCTCACGACGCTGAGCCTGTCCCTGCTGGGCGGGCTGCTCGCCCTGGTGCTCGGCACGCTGCTCGCCGCGTTCCGGGTCAGCCCGATCCCCCCGCTGCGCGGGCTGTCCACCTTCTACGTGGAGACCTTCCGCAACACACCACTGACCGTGGTCTTCTTCTTCATCATCTTCGGGCTGCCGCAGATCGACTTCGCCCTCAGCTTCTACACCGGCTCGGTGCTCGCGGTGGGGCTCTACACCGCGGCCTTCGTCTGCGAGGCGGTGCGCTCGGGCATCAACGCGGTGAACCCCGGCCAGGCGGAGGCGTCCCGGGCCATCGGTCTCACCTTCGGCCAGTCGCTGCGGGAGGTCGTCCTCCCGCAGGCGTTCCGCACGGTGGTCCCACCGCTGGGGAACGTCTGGATCGCGATGGTGAAGAACACCTCGATCGCCGCCGGGTTCGCCGTCACCGAGCTCACCGCCTCGCTGCAGCGCCTCGCCAACGCCAACGCCGGTGAGCTGCTGCTGGTGCTGGTCGCCGTGGTCGCCGGGTACATGCTCATCACGGTGCCGTCCGCGATCGCGATCAACCACGTCGAGCGACGGGTGGCGATCCTGCGATGA
- a CDS encoding amino acid ABC transporter permease — protein sequence MSTPVLFDVPGPKAKARIRIGTVVGALLVLAVIAFVLVRLAGNQQLDPQRWSVLFDPASGVPQALGEALVSTLQVAAVGMVFATLLGLLLAVGRLSDHRWVRLPITLLIEFFRAVPLLVVIFALYLVLPGFGIRLSAYAALTGGLVLYNMAVLAEIFRAGILSIDKGQREAAFGLGLRKSQVMTLVLLPQAIRRMLPVLVAQLVVLLKDSSLGFIIGYFELLRQARSLVEFFTPQFGNQYTFQLYVAAGLIYILVNVLLSQLAKYLEGRTNRSNQAGGAAVKAEPADQMGAGAGAP from the coding sequence ATGAGCACTCCCGTTCTCTTCGACGTCCCCGGCCCGAAGGCCAAGGCGCGGATCCGGATCGGCACCGTCGTCGGCGCGCTGCTCGTGCTCGCCGTCATCGCATTCGTGCTGGTCCGGCTGGCCGGCAACCAGCAGCTCGACCCGCAGCGCTGGTCGGTGCTCTTCGACCCCGCGAGCGGCGTGCCGCAGGCGCTGGGTGAGGCCCTGGTCAGCACGCTGCAGGTCGCCGCCGTCGGCATGGTGTTCGCCACCCTGCTCGGCCTGCTGCTCGCCGTCGGCCGGCTCTCCGACCACCGCTGGGTGCGACTGCCGATCACCCTGCTGATCGAGTTCTTCCGCGCTGTGCCGCTGCTGGTGGTCATCTTCGCGCTGTACCTCGTGCTGCCCGGGTTCGGGATCCGGCTCAGCGCCTACGCCGCGCTGACCGGCGGCCTGGTGCTCTACAACATGGCGGTGCTGGCGGAGATCTTCCGGGCCGGCATCCTCTCGATCGACAAGGGGCAACGGGAGGCCGCCTTCGGTCTCGGCCTGCGGAAGTCGCAGGTGATGACCCTCGTGCTGCTGCCCCAGGCGATCCGCCGGATGCTGCCGGTGCTCGTCGCCCAGCTGGTCGTGCTGCTCAAGGACAGCTCGCTGGGCTTCATCATCGGCTACTTCGAACTCCTCCGGCAGGCGCGCAGCCTGGTCGAGTTCTTCACCCCGCAGTTCGGCAACCAGTACACCTTCCAGCTCTACGTGGCCGCCGGGCTGATCTACATCCTGGTGAACGTGCTGCTCTCCCAGCTGGCCAAGTACCTGGAGGGACGGACGAACCGCAGCAACCAGGCCGGCGGCGCTGCCGTGAAGGCGGAGCCGGCCGACCAGATGGGGGCCGGCGCCGGGGCCCCCTGA
- a CDS encoding LuxR C-terminal-related transcriptional regulator — translation MAPSRPEFPVDGPVSGLLDHLITVSGRALGAGAGSISLVDGSRDRYAKLAERGTSCQLGGSFPLDEGVTGRVVARRRPVVLAAYGEIGAGHLAADGAARAGSVVAVPLWWRGEVVGANVVFACRPRRFTTAEVDELELLTQAAVPRLVRAGVDDASLCHLIRRQDAGDRPECDEAAASPLTRRERETVALLARGFSNRQVATALVLSPKTVEKHVAAVLRKTGTGSRTAAVMAALAQGWVLPAPARRPGPGRTTGGNTP, via the coding sequence ATGGCGCCATCACGGCCTGAGTTCCCGGTCGACGGTCCGGTCTCGGGCCTGCTCGACCACCTGATCACGGTCAGCGGCCGGGCGCTGGGGGCGGGAGCAGGCAGCATCTCGCTCGTCGACGGCTCCCGGGACCGTTACGCCAAGCTCGCCGAGCGCGGCACGTCCTGCCAGCTGGGCGGCAGCTTCCCGCTCGACGAGGGGGTCACCGGCCGGGTGGTGGCCCGGCGACGCCCCGTCGTGCTCGCGGCCTACGGCGAGATCGGCGCCGGGCACCTGGCCGCCGACGGGGCGGCCCGCGCCGGTTCCGTCGTCGCCGTGCCGCTCTGGTGGCGCGGTGAGGTGGTGGGCGCGAACGTCGTCTTCGCCTGCCGGCCCCGCCGCTTCACCACGGCCGAGGTCGACGAGCTCGAGCTGCTCACCCAGGCCGCGGTGCCCCGCCTGGTCCGCGCCGGGGTCGATGACGCCTCCCTCTGCCACCTGATCCGCCGGCAGGACGCGGGCGACCGTCCGGAGTGCGACGAGGCCGCCGCATCACCGCTGACCCGGCGGGAGCGGGAGACCGTCGCCCTGCTCGCCCGCGGCTTCAGCAACCGGCAGGTGGCCACTGCCCTGGTGCTCTCCCCCAAGACGGTCGAGAAGCACGTGGCCGCGGTGCTGCGCAAGACCGGGACCGGCAGCCGCACCGCGGCGGTGATGGCTGCGCTGGCCCAGGGCTGGGTGCTGCCCGCGCCGGCCCGCCGACCAGGGCCGGGACGCACAACTGGGGGAAACACCCCATAG
- a CDS encoding class II fructose-bisphosphate aldolase codes for MPVVPLKELLDRALADRYGVPAFNIVNDLSIEAVVAAAVAENSPVILQTSVKTVRMYGRAQLFDIVHTLIRDSTVPVTLHLDHCPDRAVISDCLAGGWNSVLFDAHELDVAENLRQTTEVVAEARARGAHVEGEIEGIQGVEDDLGSDEAAVLQTLEVAVDFIQRTGVDCFAPAIGNAHGQYASAPVLDAQRVSDLVAATGVPMALHGGTGLSAEQFQDLISRGCAKVNISTALKQVYMQSSLEFLRGAEEKGKWDPPSLFTHQRAAVMAMAQEHMRVFGSSGRAW; via the coding sequence GTGCCCGTCGTCCCCCTGAAGGAACTGCTCGACCGAGCCCTGGCCGACCGGTACGGCGTGCCGGCGTTCAACATCGTCAACGACCTGAGCATCGAGGCGGTGGTGGCGGCCGCCGTCGCGGAGAACTCGCCGGTGATCCTGCAGACCTCGGTCAAGACGGTGCGGATGTACGGCCGAGCGCAGCTGTTCGACATCGTGCACACCCTGATCCGCGACTCGACGGTGCCGGTGACGCTGCACCTGGACCACTGCCCCGACCGCGCGGTGATCAGCGACTGCCTGGCCGGCGGCTGGAACTCGGTGCTGTTCGACGCCCACGAGCTGGACGTCGCGGAGAACCTGCGCCAGACCACCGAGGTGGTGGCCGAGGCCCGGGCCCGTGGCGCGCACGTCGAGGGTGAGATCGAGGGCATCCAGGGCGTCGAGGACGACCTGGGCTCCGACGAGGCCGCCGTCCTGCAGACCCTCGAGGTGGCGGTGGACTTCATCCAGCGCACCGGCGTCGACTGCTTCGCGCCGGCCATCGGCAACGCGCACGGTCAGTACGCGAGCGCGCCGGTGCTCGACGCCCAGCGGGTCAGCGACCTGGTCGCGGCGACCGGCGTGCCGATGGCCCTGCACGGCGGCACCGGGTTGTCCGCCGAGCAGTTCCAGGACCTCATCAGCCGCGGCTGCGCCAAGGTCAACATCTCCACGGCGCTCAAGCAGGTCTACATGCAGTCCAGTCTGGAGTTCCTCCGCGGCGCGGAGGAGAAGGGGAAGTGGGACCCGCCGTCGCTGTTCACCCACCAGCGCGCCGCGGTCATGGCCATGGCGCAGGAGCACATGCGGGTCTTCGGCAGCTCGGGGCGTGCCTGGTGA
- a CDS encoding HAD-IA family hydrolase, translating to MSALVFDCDGVLADTERYGHLPAFNATFAEHGLPVRWSEEEYGEKLAIGGGKERMASLFADPAFVREAGVPDDDAARAELLAQWHRTKTTRFRALVAAGEIPARPGVARLIGEALDAGWTVAVASTSAEESVRAVLEHAVGADTAAGIPVFAGDVVPAKKPDPAIYDLVVADLGLDRGDTLVVEDSRNGLLAATGAGLPCLVTVNGYTRAEPFDEAVLVVSELGDPDRPPVEVLANRGPARPGHHVTLADARACLGAVPSTDRPEGATP from the coding sequence GTGAGCGCGCTGGTCTTCGACTGCGACGGCGTGCTGGCCGACACCGAGCGGTACGGGCACCTGCCGGCGTTCAACGCGACGTTCGCCGAGCACGGTCTCCCGGTGCGGTGGAGCGAGGAGGAGTACGGCGAGAAGCTGGCCATCGGCGGCGGCAAGGAGCGGATGGCCAGCCTGTTCGCCGACCCGGCGTTCGTCCGGGAGGCCGGCGTCCCGGACGACGACGCCGCGCGCGCGGAGCTGCTCGCCCAGTGGCACCGCACCAAGACGACGCGGTTCCGGGCCCTGGTGGCCGCCGGGGAGATCCCCGCCCGCCCCGGGGTCGCCCGGCTGATCGGCGAGGCGCTGGACGCCGGGTGGACGGTCGCGGTGGCCTCCACCTCGGCCGAGGAGTCCGTCCGCGCCGTCCTCGAGCACGCCGTCGGCGCGGACACCGCAGCCGGCATCCCGGTGTTCGCCGGTGACGTCGTCCCGGCCAAGAAGCCCGACCCGGCCATCTACGACCTCGTGGTGGCGGACCTGGGCCTGGACCGCGGCGACACCCTCGTCGTCGAGGACTCGCGCAACGGGCTGCTCGCCGCCACCGGCGCCGGGCTGCCCTGCCTGGTGACGGTCAACGGCTACACCCGGGCCGAGCCGTTCGACGAGGCGGTCCTGGTGGTGTCCGAGCTCGGTGACCCCGACCGCCCACCGGTCGAGGTCCTCGCCAACCGCGGCCCGGCCCGGCCCGGGCACCACGTCACCCTGGCCGACGCCCGCGCCTGCCTGGGGGCCGTCCCGTCCACCGACCGTCCCGAGGGAGCCACGCCGTGA
- the dhaL gene encoding dihydroxyacetone kinase subunit DhaL — protein MSGSQQQVDLVVRTIAQAAVDNEKYFGDLDAVVGDGDFGYSLARGFETVLAGWDDVDRSDIGTFLKKTGMMITARIGGTSGPIWGTAFMRAGMTAGATDTLTGNQVVAMLRAAIEGIKARGQSDVGDKTLLDVLVPVTDRLEAEVAAGADAGQALSAMADTAREAAEATADMVARRGRASYTGERSKGSVDAGAMGVAVIIGRINEAWQTEGWQTEGAS, from the coding sequence GTGAGCGGGTCGCAGCAGCAGGTCGACCTCGTCGTCCGCACGATCGCCCAGGCGGCGGTGGACAACGAGAAGTACTTCGGGGACCTGGACGCCGTCGTCGGCGACGGCGACTTCGGCTACTCGCTGGCCCGCGGGTTCGAGACGGTGCTCGCCGGCTGGGACGACGTCGACCGCAGCGACATCGGCACGTTCCTGAAGAAGACCGGGATGATGATCACCGCCAGGATCGGCGGGACGTCCGGGCCGATCTGGGGCACGGCGTTCATGCGCGCGGGGATGACCGCCGGCGCGACGGACACCCTGACCGGGAACCAGGTCGTGGCGATGCTCCGGGCGGCCATCGAGGGCATCAAGGCCCGCGGCCAGTCCGACGTCGGCGACAAGACGCTGCTCGACGTCCTGGTGCCGGTCACCGACCGGCTCGAGGCCGAGGTGGCGGCCGGCGCCGACGCCGGGCAGGCGCTGTCCGCGATGGCCGACACCGCCCGCGAGGCGGCCGAGGCGACCGCCGACATGGTCGCGAGGCGGGGACGCGCCTCCTACACCGGGGAGCGCAGCAAGGGCTCGGTCGACGCCGGCGCCATGGGCGTGGCCGTGATCATCGGCCGGATCAACGAGGCCTGGCAGACAGAGGGCTGGCAGACAGAGGGAGCGTCATGA
- the dhaK gene encoding dihydroxyacetone kinase subunit DhaK codes for MKKFVNDPKQFVPEMLEGLALANPDTLRYVPEHNLIMRADSPRDDKVSVVQGSGSGHEPAHVMVVGTGMLDAACPGDVFAAPPMNYVYETAKLLATPKGVLLLVNNYTGDRMAFDMGREMAEAEGIKVEILTINDDVAVKDSTYTVGRRGVAGNFFVIKAVGAAAEQGADLDEVVRVGKKVNDVTRTMGVALTACTPPAKGSPLFELGADEIEMGVGIHGEPGRERKKLTNADAIVDELLDSVVGDLPYQSGDNVALMINGLGGTPISELYILYRRAHQQLAERGITVTRSYVNEYCTSLDMAGASLTLVRLDDEIDALLGAPAEVPVRVF; via the coding sequence ATGAAGAAGTTCGTCAACGACCCGAAGCAGTTCGTCCCCGAGATGCTCGAGGGCCTCGCGCTGGCCAACCCGGACACCCTCCGGTACGTCCCCGAGCACAACCTGATCATGCGGGCGGACTCGCCCCGCGACGACAAGGTGTCCGTCGTGCAGGGGTCGGGCTCCGGTCACGAGCCCGCCCACGTCATGGTCGTCGGCACGGGGATGCTGGACGCCGCCTGCCCCGGCGACGTCTTCGCCGCACCGCCGATGAACTACGTCTACGAGACGGCCAAGCTGCTGGCCACCCCCAAGGGCGTGCTGCTGCTGGTGAACAACTACACCGGCGACCGGATGGCCTTCGACATGGGCCGGGAGATGGCCGAGGCCGAGGGCATCAAGGTCGAGATCCTGACCATCAACGACGACGTCGCCGTCAAGGACTCCACGTACACCGTCGGCCGCCGCGGGGTGGCCGGCAACTTCTTCGTCATCAAGGCCGTGGGCGCGGCCGCCGAGCAGGGCGCCGACCTCGACGAGGTGGTGCGAGTCGGGAAGAAGGTCAACGACGTCACCCGCACCATGGGCGTGGCCCTCACCGCCTGCACCCCGCCGGCCAAGGGCTCCCCGCTGTTCGAGCTCGGCGCGGACGAGATCGAGATGGGCGTGGGCATCCACGGCGAGCCGGGCCGGGAGCGGAAGAAGCTGACCAACGCCGACGCCATCGTCGACGAGCTGCTCGACTCGGTGGTCGGTGACCTGCCCTACCAGTCCGGCGACAACGTGGCGCTCATGATCAACGGGCTGGGCGGCACCCCGATCAGCGAGCTGTACATCCTCTACCGCCGCGCCCACCAGCAGCTGGCCGAGCGCGGGATCACGGTGACCCGCAGCTACGTCAACGAGTACTGCACCTCGCTGGACATGGCAGGGGCCTCGCTGACCCTGGTCCGGCTCGACGACGAGATCGACGCCCTGCTCGGCGCACCGGCGGAGGTCCCGGTCCGGGTGTTCTGA
- a CDS encoding GlcG/HbpS family heme-binding protein, which produces MNIAVVDDGGNLVTFVAMDGTRLIGVDISQKKALTAVWFQTDTRELAALVQPGQPLYGIESTSGGRLVVFGGGVLLTGADGAVVGGVGVSAGTVDQDHQVADAGRRAWSG; this is translated from the coding sequence ATGAACATCGCCGTGGTGGACGACGGAGGCAACCTGGTGACCTTCGTGGCGATGGACGGCACCAGGCTCATCGGCGTCGACATCTCGCAGAAGAAGGCGCTCACGGCGGTCTGGTTCCAGACCGACACCCGCGAGCTCGCCGCGCTCGTGCAGCCGGGTCAGCCCCTCTACGGCATCGAGTCGACCTCCGGCGGCCGGCTGGTCGTCTTCGGCGGCGGGGTGCTGCTGACCGGTGCCGACGGCGCCGTCGTCGGCGGGGTGGGGGTCAGCGCCGGAACCGTCGACCAGGACCACCAGGTGGCCGACGCCGGCCGGCGCGCCTGGTCCGGCTGA